From Bacillus sp. SM2101, a single genomic window includes:
- a CDS encoding phage holin family protein: MWSTLVGAMGWAFPTLIVIMAFDFITGMMAGSKETGLNSDIGRKGIIKKVYILLLIGAIYLIENVALDTQHLGDGVTIAYIIIEFISFVENGGRLGVNLGPVEKFIAVLKEKGEANNDN, from the coding sequence ATTTGGTCAACCCTTGTAGGTGCAATGGGGTGGGCCTTTCCTACATTAATTGTAATAATGGCTTTTGACTTTATTACAGGAATGATGGCAGGATCAAAAGAAACTGGACTTAATAGCGATATAGGACGAAAAGGAATTATTAAAAAGGTATATATTCTTCTTTTAATTGGAGCTATTTATTTAATAGAAAACGTTGCATTGGATACGCAACATCTAGGAGACGGTGTGACAATTGCTTATATCATCATTGAGTTTATAAGCTTTGTAGAAAATGGTGGGAGACTTGGTGTAAATCTTGGCCCAGTTGAAAAGTTTATTGCTGTTCTAAAAGAAAAAGGAGAGGCTAACAATGACAATTAA
- a CDS encoding cytochrome D1 domain-containing protein, with amino-acid sequence MTTTVIDVKTHNVITTLPVGEPIFIQNIFTPDGKLAYVVNQDEGTVSVIDVKTHTVISSVQVGTFPADLAFTPDGKVAYVTNSSSSTVSVIDVKTHNVIATIPVVVQPGSISISPDGKLAYVTNFGFSNSSISVIDTKTHSVIATVNVPFSNVKGPLPTLTFSPDGKLVYHKNSSSPDSFITVVDTTTHSVITTITVGNLSPDLAFTPDGKLVYVTDFSSTGTVSVIDVKTHTVISSVQIGSFPSNLAFTSDGKVAYITHSNSDFISVIDVKTHIVISSVQIGSSQSVVDFTPDGKLAYVTNNEPLGTVSVIDVKTHSVIATILVGFPFGSVAFTPDGKLAYVVET; translated from the coding sequence TGTTGGAGAGCCTATTTTTATTCAGAATATCTTCACTCCCGATGGTAAGCTTGCTTATGTAGTTAATCAGGACGAAGGCACTGTCTCCGTAATTGATGTAAAAACTCATACAGTGATCTCTTCTGTTCAGGTTGGTACCTTTCCAGCTGATCTTGCTTTCACTCCGGACGGAAAAGTTGCATATGTTACTAATTCTAGCTCTAGTACTGTTTCGGTCATTGATGTAAAAACTCATAACGTTATCGCAACAATTCCTGTTGTTGTACAACCTGGATCTATTTCTATTTCACCTGATGGAAAATTAGCCTATGTAACAAACTTTGGTTTTTCAAACTCTTCCATTTCTGTCATTGACACTAAAACACATTCAGTCATAGCTACAGTGAATGTCCCTTTTTCAAATGTTAAAGGCCCTCTTCCTACTTTAACCTTTTCTCCTGATGGGAAATTGGTTTATCACAAAAATTCTTCTTCTCCTGACAGCTTCATAACTGTTGTTGATACAACAACACACTCGGTTATTACGACTATAACAGTAGGAAACCTTTCACCTGATTTAGCTTTTACTCCAGATGGAAAACTCGTTTATGTCACGGATTTCAGTTCAACTGGGACTGTCTCCGTAATTGACGTAAAAACTCATACAGTGATCTCTTCTGTGCAGATCGGGAGCTTTCCATCTAATCTCGCTTTCACTTCGGACGGAAAAGTTGCATACATAACTCATTCTAACTCAGATTTCATTTCGGTCATTGATGTAAAAACTCATATTGTGATCTCTTCTGTACAGATAGGTAGCTCCCAAAGTGTTGTGGACTTCACCCCAGACGGCAAATTGGCTTATGTCACAAATAATGAACCTCTTGGTACAGTTTCGGTTATAGATGTAAAAACTCATAGTGTAATCGCCACGATACTAGTCGGGTTCCCTTTTGGTAGTGTGGCCTTCACTCCAGATGGAAAGCTTGCGTATGTAGTTGAAACATAA